The following proteins are encoded in a genomic region of Amblyraja radiata isolate CabotCenter1 chromosome 19, sAmbRad1.1.pri, whole genome shotgun sequence:
- the lmod2 gene encoding leiomodin-2, whose amino-acid sequence MSQFGYRKELEKYEDIDEDEILASLTSDELNELERELDNIDPNQYVPIGLRQKDQTDKTPQGTFSREALMAYWEHETQKLLENERLCAEPGQAETSEASKGDDEDDTETESDNDELENDLDTEEDTSETTSDEDDIVTEEEEEEEEEGEQGKQNVQEIVPTRSTSSIGQVGSQRCNGHIDNQPVMNGFNKEKITDDDPNHKVVSSLTEDDPSLKANSHQNGNTTVVEDALESIRNNDADKTDINLNNIDNINSETFKHIAEALKHNTVVKNVSLANTHADDRVACAIADMLQVNRTITNLNMDSNYITGKGILALIKAIQHNGILAELRFHNQRHICGGQVEMQIANLLKENTTLVKLGYHFDLPGPRMTMTSVLTRNLDKQRQKRLQDQKQQQELDRRLGLEGPANPRTSALQKDSPRSSPRPSPKSSPWSSPKVAKKVLCLKPGTPPPPPPPPPPPPPPLPEKLALPAPPPPPPLPVQLTPSRNIAEAIKLQELKLNNVYQNGKVRKSKSAKKKHHRENNLLRQLKNSLKPISDQRLEIGSRPATPQRTLHDDLMSAIQSSSVKQLRSVDIPEYLR is encoded by the exons ATGTCCCAGTTCGGTTACAGGAAAGAGCTGGAGAAGTACGAGGACATAGACGAGGATGAAATCCTTGCCTCCCTGACTTCAGACGAGTTGAATGAGTTAGAGAGGGAGCTGGACAACATCGACCCCAACCAGTATGTTCCCATTGGGCTGAGGCAGAAAGACCAAACGGACAAAACCCCACAAGGGACCTTCAGCAGAGAGGCACTGATGGCATACTGGGAACACGAGACTCAGAAACTACTGGAGAACGAGCGACTTTGTGCCGAGCCAGGCCAG GCAGAAACCAGTGAAGCCAGCAAAGGTGATGATGAAGATGACACTGAAACTGAAAGTGACAATGACGAGTTAGAGAATGATCTGGACACAGAAGAAGATACATCGGAAACAACGAGTGATGAAGATGATATTGTaactgaggaggaggaggaggaagaggaggagggagagcaaGGGAAGCAGAACGTACAAGAAATCGTTCCTACCAGATCAACGAGCAGCATTGGACAGGTTGGATCACAAAGATGCAACGGGCATATTGATAACCAGCCAGTAATGAATGGCTTCAACAAAGAAAAAATCACGGATGATGATCCAAATCACAAAGTGGTCTCAAGCCTAACAGAAGATGATCCCAGTCTCAAAGCTAACAGCCACCAAAATGGAAACACAACTGTTGTTGAAGATGCTCTCGAGAGTATCCGAAATAATGACGCTGACAAAACAGACATCAATCTGAATAACATTGACAATATAAACTCCGAGACCTTCAAACATATTGCAGAAGCACTGAAGCACAATACAGTCGTTAAAAACGTGAGCTTGGCCAACACCCATGCAGATGACCGCGTGGCTTGTGCAATAGCGGATATGCTACAAGTTAATAGGACAATCACAAACCTAAATATGGATTCCAACTATATCACGGGCAAGGGGATTTTGGCCCTCATAAAAGCCATACAGCACAATGGCATATTAGCAGAACTTCGATTCCACAATCAAAGACACATTTGCGGAGGGCAGGTTGAAATGCAAATCGCCAACCTTTTGAAAGAGAACACAACTCTTGTGAAATTGGGCTACCACTTTGACCTACCTGGTCCACGAATGACAATGACGAGTGTCCTAACCAGGAATCTGGACAAACAAAGGCAAAAACGCCTCCAGGACCAAaagcagcagcaggaactggacaGACGCCTTGGTCTTGAGGGGCCAGCGAACCCAAGGACAAGTGCTCTGCAGAAGGACTCGCCCAGATCCTCCCCCCGCCCGTCTCCCAAGAGCTCTCCTTGGTCATCTCCCAAAGTGGCCAAGAAGGTCCTTTGCCTGAAGCCCggcactcctcctcctcctcctcctcctccaccaccacccccgccaCCTCTCCCGGAGAAGCTGGCTCTTCCCGCCCCGCCACCACCTCCTCCGCTCCCGGTGCAGCTCACCCCGAGCAGGAACATTGCCGAAGCCATCAAGCTGCAAGAGCTGAAGCTCAACAACGTCTATCAAAACGGTAAAGTCAGGAAAAGCAAGAGCGCCAAGAAGAAGCATCACAGAGAAAACAACCTGCTGAGACAGCTCAAAAACTCTCTCAAACCAATTTCGGACCAAAGATTGGAGATCGGATCAAGACCAGCGACCCCCCAGAGAACATTACACGATGATCTAATGTCAGCAATCCAGTCAAGCAGCGTAAAACAGCTAAGATCA GTTGATATTCCAGAATATCTTCGATGA